The proteins below are encoded in one region of Shewanella algae:
- a CDS encoding chorismate mutase yields MNKVPSLERIRDDITTLDRDLLALLAKRRQLSLEVARSKEVDIRPIRDTQREKELLARLVRQGREQGLDAHYVISLYQAIIEDSVLNQQAYLQGRANPETQKQQYCIAYLGARGSYSYLAASRYCQRRQVEMQDLGCQNFDDIVQAVESGHADYGFLPIENTSSGSINEVYDVLQHTSLAIVGETTIEVGHCLLAKAGSKLADIKTVYAHPQPISQCSRYLSRHPDFRLEYCASSAEAMEKVLQGDNTVAAIGSSEGGALYQLEPLEQELANQKINQSRFIVVARKAIEVPEQLPAKTTLIMATGQKPGALVEALLILKDHNLNMSKLESRPIPGTPWEEMFYLDVDANLASIAMQQALAELERLTRFIKVLGCYPCETVEPTQLSHSQLLIEPESSRQDSAKPSPQRHSRHYKPASTEISCGQLKLGQGQFAALAQLNLPIDAASFAPSAKALREAGFQGVVLSTLTRQPNAKQQLPKLQSLLNQAGLQSIVALEHAEDLALAQTAADMLLLSGKQMYNTELLNALGGQNLPVILERNPMASQQDWLASADTLLAGGNQQLILCDAGVSGLNQPEQLVLDLAALVELKTQSHLPLLVNPSLCLSPSSSEQTLTAQALAIKALGVDGLIIAADVRHPQQHAGLIAKLYQTA; encoded by the coding sequence CCGGCAACTCAGCCTGGAAGTCGCCCGCAGCAAAGAGGTGGACATTCGCCCTATCCGTGATACCCAGAGAGAAAAAGAACTCTTGGCCAGGCTGGTTCGCCAAGGGCGGGAACAGGGGCTGGATGCCCACTATGTCATCAGTCTGTACCAGGCCATTATTGAAGATTCTGTACTGAACCAGCAAGCCTACCTACAGGGCAGAGCCAATCCCGAAACCCAGAAACAGCAATACTGCATCGCCTATTTGGGCGCCAGAGGTTCATATTCCTACCTGGCCGCCAGCCGCTACTGTCAACGCCGTCAGGTAGAGATGCAGGATCTGGGTTGTCAGAACTTCGATGATATAGTGCAGGCCGTCGAGTCCGGCCATGCCGACTATGGTTTTCTGCCGATAGAAAACACCTCATCCGGCTCAATCAACGAAGTCTACGATGTGTTGCAGCACACCAGCCTGGCTATTGTGGGTGAAACCACTATAGAAGTGGGTCACTGTCTGCTGGCCAAAGCGGGAAGCAAGCTTGCGGATATTAAAACCGTCTACGCCCACCCCCAACCCATCAGCCAATGTAGCCGCTACCTGAGCCGCCATCCCGACTTTCGTCTGGAATATTGCGCCAGCAGCGCCGAGGCAATGGAAAAAGTTCTCCAGGGCGATAACACTGTGGCCGCTATCGGCTCCAGTGAAGGCGGCGCCCTCTACCAGTTGGAACCTCTGGAGCAGGAACTGGCCAATCAAAAAATCAACCAGAGCCGCTTTATCGTAGTGGCCCGCAAGGCGATAGAAGTGCCGGAGCAACTGCCGGCCAAGACTACTCTGATTATGGCCACCGGTCAGAAGCCAGGCGCCTTGGTGGAAGCCTTGCTGATCCTTAAAGATCACAACCTCAATATGAGTAAGCTGGAGTCACGCCCTATCCCGGGCACGCCTTGGGAAGAGATGTTTTATCTGGATGTCGATGCCAATCTGGCATCCATAGCTATGCAGCAAGCACTTGCCGAGCTTGAGCGGCTCACCCGCTTTATCAAGGTACTTGGCTGTTACCCTTGTGAGACGGTCGAGCCAACCCAGCTGAGTCACAGCCAACTGTTGATTGAACCTGAGAGTTCCAGGCAGGACAGCGCCAAACCGTCACCCCAGAGACATTCCCGCCACTATAAACCGGCCAGCACAGAAATTAGTTGCGGCCAGCTCAAACTGGGGCAAGGCCAGTTCGCCGCCTTGGCGCAACTGAACCTCCCCATAGATGCAGCCAGCTTTGCCCCAAGCGCCAAGGCCCTCAGGGAAGCGGGATTTCAAGGGGTGGTTCTCAGCACACTGACGCGCCAACCCAATGCCAAACAGCAACTGCCCAAGTTGCAGAGCCTGTTAAACCAAGCCGGGCTGCAGAGCATTGTTGCCTTGGAGCATGCAGAAGATCTGGCTCTGGCCCAGACTGCGGCCGACATGCTGCTGCTCAGCGGTAAACAGATGTACAACACAGAACTGCTCAATGCGCTTGGCGGACAGAACCTGCCGGTAATATTGGAGCGTAATCCCATGGCCAGTCAACAGGATTGGCTGGCCAGCGCAGATACCCTGCTCGCCGGCGGGAATCAGCAGTTAATCCTCTGTGATGCAGGGGTCAGTGGATTGAATCAACCAGAACAACTTGTGTTGGATCTCGCCGCCCTGGTGGAACTAAAAACCCAGAGCCACCTGCCGCTATTGGTAAATCCAAGCCTGTGCCTCAGCCCAAGCAGCAGTGAGCAAACACTGACGGCTCAGGCCTTGGCTATCAAGGCGTTGGGCGTAGATGGTTTAATCATCGCAGCCGATGTCCGTCATCCACAGCAACATGCAGGCTTAATCGCCAAGCTGTATCAGACAGCCTGA